The Podospora pseudoanserina strain CBS 124.78 chromosome 7 map unlocalized CBS124.78p_7, whole genome shotgun sequence region AAGCTAGGCTTGATCTGGTTCAGCACCAGAGTGTTATTGAAGGGGTCCAGGTCCCGCTCGGAGAAATCCAAATACTCATCGGGATCCAAAATGCGCTTTACCGCTGGAGCTATGGAGTCGTCAGGCAGCAACGGGAGCTGATGATCTGTGTACCTAGAGAGCCGCTGGCCCCGCTTGCCGTGGGCACCAGACCTCTTGCTCTGGAATACTCTGACCTGACCCCCTCccaagacagagagagagcggTCGCGCTTGGCGACCCAGGCTACGCAACCGGGTTCGGGGAGCACGGAAGAGTTTGGCAATGAAACTCTGTTGTCTCCGGTGTGTCTGAGCTGGCTGATTGCGTTTCCAGTCTTGCCCAGGGAGTGGCTGATGCCGTGAACAATCACCTTGCCACCATGAGCAGCATATTCTGCAGCACCTGCAAAGGCTGGGGTGTTCGAGTTGCTCCGGCGCTGGCGATTGATCAGCGGGCGGGCGGCTTCCCGGACAGAGCTCAAGGCGTTTGTCGCCATCGAAACAGCCGAAGTCGAGCCTTCTGGAACAGCAGCTTTGGTCTCCTCGGGAAGTCGGCGACGCGGAGGCGGCCAGGAAAAGGCACCCGACGGAAGATCCAAAAGGTGAACGGTGCCGCGCTCAGTGACCATGGCAGCACGCTCACCATGGGGCTGGGTCCAGGCCAGTTCAACAATACGAGCAACCGTCATGCGCGAGAACTGGGCAACTTGACGCACACGTGGACCTCCGACAGGTGAGCCAGTAGCCTGGAGAGGCGATGACTTGGTGTTCTGAACCCGCATCAAATCCCACACCGTCTGGACGTCGCCCTTGCTGCTCGCGCTGAACAGGAAAAGCCCTGAAGGTGATAGTGAGAGGAAGCTGCACCCATGAGGAATGGTGAACGTAGTGACGGGATGGAGGTTGCTGGATGGCCCAAGACTATCAATGTCCAAAACAGACACAAGACCTGGCTCTTTGGAGACAGGTGGCGTCACAGCACCATGTGTGGGAGGGAACTGAGGTGGTGAGGCGCCCAGACCCCAGTTCTGAGGGGCCTGTGTTGGTGACCTCGGTGTCTGGGAAGGCTGGGGGTTCCAGTAATTGTTCCAAGCCTGTAAACCCTGCTTCCCAACCCACTTCGCACCTTGAATCAGCTCTTGTGTGGCGTCGCGCATGAGCTTGTTGACCACGCTCTCGGAAAGCGGCAGGTCGAGATCCGCATTCGCCTGGGGCAGCTGAGGGGGAGTCACGGACGTCAACCCAGGGGCGCGGCCGTGAATGAGAACGGGAACCGAAGCACGCAGTGCTATCTGTGAGGACGGCGTAGCAGGACAGTATGCCATCCATCTGGAACTGACGCTGACGATGGCAACCTGAGGTCTTGGTCGTGGTGGAACTGGTGACCGGCCTCGCTCGTTTTCTTGGCCAGGCTCTCCTTTGAGCGGCTGCTGGAGAGTCGTCCAAACCTTGCCGTGGCATCTGAAGTGCAGCGGCTGATCAGCGACGACGGGTGCCTGCCGATAGATCCAGCATTCTCCGGTAACTCCCGACGACACCACAATACTGCCGCCTTCCGCATGAATGTGGAAGGCACcgttgggaggaggtgcctTGAATGCTGCGCTTGTGATGGGCATCTTGAGGGGCACCTTTGGCGCCTCGAGAAGAACGCTCACCGGGCGGCCCGTCTTGAGAGAGTAGACCTCTACAGAGGTGTAATAAGATTCGGCAAATCCGGGCGCCGGGCGACTGCCCGTGACGCTCTCTTTCGAGGACGGGTCAGGGCTCGTGATGTTGGTCATGGCCTCCGATCTTTCGGCAGAAACCGCATCATAATCGCCTTCCACGTTGATAGCGGGAGCAGGCGCGGGCAGGTTCGGCCCATGAATAACGACTGCGACCAACGGGAAAAGATCCGACTCATGCGTCATCCAGGGAAGGATTTTGGCATGGTAGACACCGCCACGCAGTCCTTTCAGGTTAGCAACAGTCTCGACCTCCCGTTTTCCAACGGTGAGGATCTCGAGGCCACCTTCATAGCCGGCAAGGACGACATTGGACTTGCTGCTGGCAGGGTCGGTATTCGGCAAAGGAAGGGTGTCGAATCCACAATAGTAGCCCTTTTCTCCCGCCTTCATCCCGGAATGCGACTGTGAGTCAAGGTCGATTTCGGGGGCACCGTAGAAATGAGCCTGGGGCTGATGAGGCAAAGGCGGATTTGAAACAGCTCTATGGGCGTAGTTAGAATGCATGGAGCCGCGCCTAGCTGCCGCGATCGATCCAAGATGGCTGTGGGTGTCTGGTGGCGAATAATAGTTGTTGTCCACGTGGAAGCTCAAGGGACGTCTTCCTGCAAGCGGGGGAGAGGCCGAAGGCGGGTGATAACCCACCGAGGGTCTCGGCGAGGACCAGCCTGACGGGATGCCGCGGGGATCTTCATAGGAGGAAGGCGCCGTCGGCGGAGACTCGCCGGCTAA contains the following coding sequences:
- a CDS encoding uncharacterized protein (EggNog:ENOG503NXT2), whose amino-acid sequence is MPVSKKDRKNGKEGGGVVAAVTKQGAKFTNGNGTGTTKGSSSASPVISPEIKPASVSSNENPVASPLLDAASTASYATSTSLNTREWTRGISAGMAGSPGNLISLAGESPPTAPSSYEDPRGIPSGWSSPRPSVGYHPPSASPPLAGRRPLSFHVDNNYYSPPDTHSHLGSIAAARRGSMHSNYAHRAVSNPPLPHQPQAHFYGAPEIDLDSQSHSGMKAGEKGYYCGFDTLPLPNTDPASSKSNVVLAGYEGGLEILTVGKREVETVANLKGLRGGVYHAKILPWMTHESDLFPLVAVVIHGPNLPAPAPAINVEGDYDAVSAERSEAMTNITSPDPSSKESVTGSRPAPGFAESYYTSVEVYSLKTGRPVSVLLEAPKVPLKMPITSAAFKAPPPNGAFHIHAEGGSIVVSSGVTGECWIYRQAPVVADQPLHFRCHGKVWTTLQQPLKGEPGQENERGRSPVPPRPRPQVAIVSVSSRWMAYCPATPSSQIALRASVPVLIHGRAPGLTSVTPPQLPQANADLDLPLSESVVNKLMRDATQELIQGAKWVGKQGLQAWNNYWNPQPSQTPRSPTQAPQNWGLGASPPQFPPTHGAVTPPVSKEPGLVSVLDIDSLGPSSNLHPVTTFTIPHGCSFLSLSPSGLFLFSASSKGDVQTVWDLMRVQNTKSSPLQATGSPVGGPRVRQVAQFSRMTVARIVELAWTQPHGERAAMVTERGTVHLLDLPSGAFSWPPPRRRLPEETKAAVPEGSTSAVSMATNALSSVREAARPLINRQRRSNSNTPAFAGAAEYAAHGGKVIVHGISHSLGKTGNAISQLRHTGDNRVSLPNSSVLPEPGCVAWVAKRDRSLSVLGGGQVRVFQSKRSGAHGKRGQRLSRYTDHQLPLLPDDSIAPAVKRILDPDEYLDFSERDLDPFNNTLVLNQIKPSLRARYGGVESSIPQAEIESSAPYQPFHTDRRIALYEMTSSSKAKSLEITSILAETQLEDTQAEPSAPRKKKGKAARATPLPFEEAAAAADEAAAADENDADDTWVFGLPISATKIDLGLPHLPEDESFNIDLEASRALPASAMERVLFRGDDDTQIVITTRRRRGAGGSGNGEDGFFEDDCEVLDFADQRV